In the genome of Cercospora beticola chromosome 2, complete sequence, one region contains:
- the INDA1 gene encoding Amino-acid permease inda1, with protein MNTTAMPDPIRMEVEKGHAPEIKTSGSSQDGEVFGDYREPRLMTRLGLTAESFKRRNASDKHNQLNKTMKARHLNMIAIGGSIGAGLFVGSGSALNRGGPASLLICFGLIGIMIFNVVHALGELAYIYPISGGFYTFSVRFIDPSWGFAMGWNYVLQWAVVLPLELVVAGLTVNFFGLEVNNAVWITVFWAFIIIISVFGVLGYAEEEFWVSLLKLTTVIVFMIMGVIFACGGGPSSGQYGEYWGARLWYNPGAFANGFRGFCSVFVTAAFSFSGTELVGLAAAESENPQKALPSAIKQVFWRITLFYVLGLFFVGLLVPYDDPRLLGAGGLIDVSASPFVLVAINAGIPAFGTFVNVVIMLSVLSIGLSGVYGGSRTLTALAEQGYAPKFFAYVDRAGRPLPATITIIAFGGIAYISLASSGVTVFNWLLSLSGLAALFTWGSICLAHIRFRSAWKYHGHTLDELPFQAAFGVAGSWVGVALVVVVLAATLYVAIAASIADASVEPFFLNYLAVFVVIVFYIGGYLWKRKSWLSLAEIDVDSGRRELDYEAFQALKAKRAAWPAWRRILDKFV; from the exons ATGAATACTACCGCCATGCCGGACCCAATCCGAATGGAGGTCGAGAAGGGCCATGCGCCTGAGATCAAGACCTCCGGCTCCAGCCAGGACGGCGAGGTCTTCGGTGACTACAGAGAGCCTCGCCTGATGACCCGTTTGGGTCTGACTGCCGAATCTTTCAAGCGCCGAAATGCTTCAGACAAGCACAATCAGCTCAACAAGACCATGAAGGCTCGCCACCTGAACATGATTGCCATTGGTGGCTCCATCGGTGCTGGTCTTTTCGTCGGATCTGGTAGCGCCCTGAACCGTGGTGGTCCAGCATCTCTCCTCATCTGCTTCGGTCTCATCGGTATT ATGATCTTCAACGTCGTCCACGCCCTCGGAGAACTCGCCTACATCTACCCCATTTCTGGTGGGTTCTACACTTTCTCGGTCCGCTTCATCGATCCTTCTTGGGGTTTTGCCATGGGTTGGAATTACGTCCTCCAATGGGCCGTCGTCCTACCGCTAGAATTGGTCGTGGCTGGTCTCACAGTGAATTTCTTCGGTCTTGAAGTCAACAACGCCGTCTGGATCACGGTCTTCTGGgcattcatcatcatcatttcGGTTTTCGGTGTCCTCGGCTATGCTGAAGAGGAATTCTGGGTCTCATTGTTGAAACTCACAAccgtcatcgtcttcatgaTCATGGGTGTCATCTTCGCCTGCGGTGGAGGCCCAAGCAGTGGCCAGTACGGCGAGTACTGGGGCGCCAGGCTATGGTATAACCCAGGCGCCTTCGCGAACGGATTCCGAGGATTCTGCAGTGTCTTCGTCACTGctgctttctccttctccggcACCGAACTCGTTGGTCTGGCCGCAGCTGAGTCTGAGAACCCACAAAAAGCCCTGCCTAGCGCCATCAAGCAGGTGTTCTGGCGTATCACTCTCTTCTACGTTCTCGGCTTGTTCTTCGTTGGTCTCCTGGTCCCATACGACGACCCACGTCTtcttggtgctggtggccTGATCGACGTTTCTGCCTCGCCATTCGTCTTGGTCGCCATCAATGCCGGCATCCCCGCTTTTGGAACCTTTGTCAACGTGGTCATCATGTTGTCAGTTCTGTCAATTGGTCTCTCCGGTGTCTACGGTGGTTCTCGTACCCTTACTGCCCTCGCAGAGCAGGGCTACGCTCCTAAGTTCTTCGCCTACGTTGACCGCGCCGGACGACCGCTTCCAGCTACCATCACGATCATCGCCTTCGGTGGTATCGCCTACATCTCTCTTGCAAGCAGCGGTGTCACTGTCTTCAACTGGCTCCTCTCCTTGTCCGGCCTCGCCGCTCTGTTCACATGGGGAAGCATCTGTCTTGCACACATCCGATTCCGATCCGCGTGGAAGTACCACGGCCACACCCTCGATGAGCTTCCATTCCAAGCTGCTTTCGGAGTTGCGGGATCATGGGTTGGTGTGGCCCTTGTTGTGGTTGTCTTGGCCGCTACC CTCTACGTCGCCATCGCCGCATCCATTGCCGACGCTAGCGTCGAGCCATTCTTCCTCAACTACCtcgccgtcttcgtcgtcatcgtcttctacaTTGGTGGTTACTTGTGGAAGCGCAAGAGCTGGTTGAGCCTCGCTGAGATCGATGTTGACTCTGGTCGCCGTGAGCTTGATTATGAGGCATTCCAGGCCCTCAAGGCGAAGCGTGCTGCATGGCCAGCATGGAGAAGAATTCTCGACAAGTTCGTCTAG